A genomic stretch from Astatotilapia calliptera chromosome 4, fAstCal1.2, whole genome shotgun sequence includes:
- the LOC113020997 gene encoding trichohyalin isoform X3: protein MMSKKPRWQETPMNTKTNNPTQKKGGKDLTSLPAPGGKQAGSSVSKAGVSSGRSSSLGRGSNLTAAVSKVGGSLKRGSLSHPGSAGHPVARQASHTARAGPRLCSSRSFSSLHTTSLSAVPFMRSSRSLNRLDQKSAGEESDGALGKSQAKKGQASGKKTLNSSRLSSSLEKIRGSKEPCHGNNADRMKTSSSPQLAEPSSSLVSTSAQHHHCIKAKKLTTDGVYTLCAMTAGMKRNWVHAVFKNVRPSFTHDNTSSLSEPETQQLQEHGMSNQREVSHQQQEKEDSKVQVERVQSSVNGNASLSLLPGLPGAPAPTDSPSQVEEEGTAAHQCSFLSGTTQTACGLLCKGWEECQSLSSVVLPKDVVNDSLNMQTASEYQTKQSLQREDQQVNSTCDCTKVEETLACEQQTGQLVKELEQTQRELSRLQQLNRNLQDELQREKEIHSRDCFGAQQSLALQRLQKINQDLRFELEAQKRSQEEAREAELRRRVDLLAQQAQLLVTGDATALAQAHIEQDRQRFEERQVEWERCVASLKSQLNISEEQRRESESRLTQLQQELDSYQNLQLEAEKLRKNLDEVSAKLHNYEETQAQKDARLQKHLMLLQASQERERRSLMASLAQAEQHSQDLQEKLDRSEQQVESLTKTQTWTREIEVAQRQLQEELARTISAIQRLQEEREQLDRRCLELQDQLAEADREVGKLQERLKTEETHYYNLEHTYERVCEELQVALGKLQQRESDTQDIREGYERQLDRKEQELSEVLLKMEVLGNSLEETEVKLNEVLKACTCASSQLQDNSAETIQHNKRQQQATQHINVEKDIDSYQLSNRSNIADVSLMNSKEPAENGPKSLDESYQYLITAGDDPERFMSVIQLLETKLYVTEEKLRDITQRLEEHQSHISCRDPQLCSQLTQSRATTQHLSLLLHNQAKKSQRFAQETENRCRMLVGRFQVAQNIIQACRERLHASPLDIPDLEKQLATVAACLQQGEKDAVKHQHESYNVSKGEGKILNEEKSAGAKSNMSKPTNTWSSLDEGGSVERCLMREIFVVEKIVSVLQSQHGQITSISRNDEGDVAQRYKNIIARRIALKAQERMRSERTGCDSDELLESLICTVCAEEELIYAALKIHQQYEGVTPVNSKDAEDRMTGLADISPSELASYEERLQEDARGLEEPEEEDQSDNKKMEEKKKPDWLERLISRLQRRATFLHQLCLVNSGDSRPVGGDDMEHRGKEAAAFDLKCMLDHAKLIYLSERMYMDLKQEFQIDVNKLEEQRNDGIEEQEALNDTICQLQEDNGALRKELELAEKKIISVETGNQKLLEDIQKIEDYHAERVEKLEGEFQEKIKELQQIHEEEMKHLHGYYTKSCVSREKQSKSRTEAPLYIPNTSCLPEQSVMERETEEDFGIQMNYKKDLENIQASCEQELTAVEEMHRDLIEDLQQQHQKEVAELLKEKEQLLQEETAATMAAIVAMRRAHKLELEKSRQSQRIMESDDVTLLHGEYEKEIQLLQKELEMLSVQHTEKCLENSQLREELQDERKSMMQCQKENQELKKKQVILRSREAEIQFLRQESHSLREELKIAQMDKIYAENRLKTPYTNSQGELHQHVNRLGEDFKFSTWSPRRVTAGPSHDDSEGKANTATFPKKSSLVRQIRDVRSKSLKEGLSVQERMKLFESF, encoded by the exons ATGATGTCCAAGAAGCCAAG GTGGCAGGAGACCCCAATGAACACTAAGACCAACAATCCCACACAGAAGAAAGGGGGAAAG GACCTCACATCACTACCAGCACCTGGAGGGAAGCAGGCCGGCAGCAGTGTGTCTAAAGCCGGTGTCAGCAGCGGACGGAGCAGCAGCCTGGGCAGAGGCAGCAACTTAACTGCAGCTGTTAGTAAAGTTGGCGGGAGTTTGAAAAGAGGCAGCCTCAGCCACCCGGGCTCTGCTGGTCACCCGGTTGCCAGACAAGCATCCCACACAGCCAGAGCAGGTCCCCGCCTCTGCAGCAGCCGAAGCTTTTCATCCCTCCACACCACCTCCCTCTCTGCTGTTCCCTTCATGAGAAGCAGCCGCTCTCTCAACAGGCTCGACCAGAAATCTGCCGGAGAAG AGTCAGACGGTGCATTAGGGAAGTCACAAGCTAAGAAAGGACAAGCCTCTGGGAAGAAGACCCTGAACTCTAGTCGGTTGTCTTCCTCTTTGGAGAAAATCAG aGGTAGCAAAGAGCCATGCCATGGAAATAATGCTGACAGAATGAAAACAAGCAGCTCCCCTCAGCTAGCAGAGCCTTCCTCCTCTTTGGTTTCCACCAGTGCACAACACCATCACTGCATCAAAGCAAAGAAACTG ACCACAGACGGGGTGTACACGCTGTGTGCAATGACTGCTGGGATGAAACGGAACTGGGTCCACGCAGTGTTCAAGAACGTGCGGCCCAGTTTTACACATGACAACACAAG CTCTCTTTCAGAGCCGGAGACTCAGCAGCTGCAAGAACATGGAATGAGCAACCAGAGAGAAGTTTCAcatcagcagcaggaaaaaGAGGACTCCAAAGTGCAGGTAGAAAGAGTGCAGAGCTCAGTCAATGGAAACGCTTCATTGTCTCTTCTCCCTGGCTTACCTGGTGCTCCAGCTCCTACCGATTCTCCATcccaggtggaggaggagggcacAGCTGCTCACCAATGCTCATTTCTTAGTGGAACCACACAAACTG catgtGGTCTTCTGTGCAAAGGGTGGGAAGAATGCCAAAGTCTCAGCTCAGTGGTGCTGCCAAAGGACGTGGTGAATGACAGTTTGAACATGCAGACTGCAAGTGAATATCAGACTAAACAGAGTCTCCAGAGGGAAGACCAGCAGGTAAACAGCACCTGTGATTGCACAAAAGTTGAGGAAACTCTGGCATGTGAGCAGCAAACTGGGCAACTTGTCAAAGAG CTGGAACAAACTCAGAGGGAACTGTCTCGACTCCAGCAGTTAAACAGGAATCTGCAGGACGAGctgcaaagagagaaagagatccATTCAAGGGATTGCTTTGGCGCACAG CAATCTTTGGCTCTACAGCGACTGCAGAAGATAAATCAGGACCTTCGCTTTGAGCTGGAAGCACAAAAGAGAAGTCAGGAGGAAGCCAGAGAGGCAGAACTACGGCGAAGAGTAGATCTCTTAGCCCAGCAAGCTCAGCTGCTGGTTACGGGTGACGCCACTGCACTCGCACAAGCCCATATCGAGCAAGATCGCCAGAGGTTTGAGGAGCGGCAGGTGGAGTGGGAGCGCTGTGTGGCCTCACTGAAGTCCCAGCTGAACATCagcgaggagcagaggagggagTCCGAGTCTCGCTTGACACAGCTTCAGCAGGAATTAGATAGCTACCAAAACCTTCAGCTGGAGGCTGAGAAGCTGCGGAAAAATCTTGATGAGGTGTCAGCAAAGCTTCATAACTATGAAGAGACTCAGGCTCAAAAAGATGCTCGGCTACAGAAGCACCTCATGCTTCTTCAAGCAAGTCAGGAGAGGGAGCGACGGAGCTTGATGGCAAGCCTGGCGCAGGCTGAGCAGCATTCACAAGATCTCCAGGAGAAACTGGACAGGTctgagcagcaggtggagaGTCTCACTAAGACCCAGACGTGGACGAGAGAAATCGAGGTGGCACAACGGCAGCTTCAGGAAGAGCTGGCACGTACAATATCTGCCATACAGCGACTCCAGGAGGAAAGGGAGCAACTCGATCGTCGCTGCCTTGAGCTGCAGGATCAGTTAGCAGAGGCAGACAGGGAGGTGGGCAAGCTGCAGGAGCGcttgaaaacagaagaaacgcACTACTACAACCTGGAGCACACGTATGAGAGAGTCTGTGAGGAACTGCAGGTGGCACTGGGAAAACTGCAGCAAAGGGAGTCTGATACGCAGGACATAAGAGAAGGATATGAGAGACAACTTGATAGGAAGGAGCAAGAGCTGAGTGAAGTTTTGCTAAAGATGGAAGTCTTGGGTAACAGCTTGGAGGAGACGGAAGTGAAACTGAATGAGGTGCTGAAAGCATGCACCTGTGCCTCTTCTCAGCTGCAGGATAACTCAGCAGAGACTATTCAGCATAACAAGAGGCAACAGCAAGCAACACAGCATATCAATGTGGAAAAGGATATAGACAGTTACCAGTTGTCTAACAGGTCCAATATCGCAGATGTCAGCCTGATGAATTCTAAAGAACCTGCAGAAAATGGCCCAAAATCACTGGATGAATCATATCAATACCTCATCACTGCAGGAGATGACCCAGAGCGCTTTATGTCTGTAATCCAGCTGCTTGAAACCAAGCTTTATGTAACGGAGGAGAAGCTAAGAGACATCACACAAAGGCTGGAGGAACACCAGAGTCACATCAGCTGCCGGGACCCCCAGCTTTGCTCCCAGCTGACCCAGAGTCGAGCGACTACCCAGCACCTCAGTCTACTTCTTCACAATCAGGCCAAGAAGAGCCAGCGCTTTGCCCAAGAGACAGAGAATCGCTGCAGGATGCTAGTCGGCAGGTTTCAGGTGGCTCAGAACATCATACAGGCCTGCAGAGAGAGACTTCATGCTAGTCCCCTCGATATTCCAGACTTGGAGAAACAGCTGGCTACGGTCGCTGCCTGTCTTCAGCAAGGAGAGAAAGATGCAGTGAAACACCAGCATGAATCATATAATGTCAGCAAAGGAGAGGGCAAGATCCTCAATGAAGAGAAATCAGCCGGGGCTAAGAGTAACATGAGTAAACCGACTAATACTTGGTCCTCTTTGGATGAGGGTGGAAGTGTTGAGAGGTGCTTAATGAGGGAAATATTCGTAGTAGAAAAAATCGTGTCTGTCCTTCAGAGCCAACATGGTCAGATAACCTCAATATCAAGAAACGATGAGGGGGATGTGGCACAAAGGTACAAAAACATAATCGCTCGAAGAATAGCGTTAAAAGCACAAGAAAGGATGCGATCTGAGAGAACAGGGTGTGACAGCGATGAACTTTTAGAAAGTTTAATCTGTACAGTTTGTGCTGAAGAGGAGCTAATTTATGCTGCCTTAAAAATTCATCAACAGTACGAGGGTGTGACTCCAGTAAACAGCAAAGACGCTGAGGACCGAATGACGGGTCTGGCAGATATCAGTCCCTCGGAGTTGGCTTCTTATGAGGAGAGACTGCAGGAAGATGCCAGGGGCTTGGAAGAACCAGAAGAAGAGGACCAATCAGATAACAAAAaaatggaggaaaagaaaaagccagACTGGTTAGAGAGGCTAATATCCCGGCTGCAGAGAAGGGCTACATTTTTACACCAGCTCTGCCTGGTAAACTCTGGTGACAGCAGACCTGTCGGTGGTGATGACATGGAGCATAGAGGGAAGGAAGCTGCTGCCTTTGACTTAAAATGTATGCTGGACCACGCAAAGTTAATTTATTTGTCAGAGCGGATGTACATGGATTTAAAGCAGGAGTTTCAAATTGACGTGAACAAACTGGAAGAGCAGCGCAACGATGGAATAGAGGAGCAGGAGGCCTTAAATGACACAATATGCCAGCTTCAAGAAGACAACGGCGCGCTGAGAAAAGAACTGGAGCTGGCTGAAAAGAAGATAATATCAGTAGAGACCGGGAACCAGAAACTCCTAGAAGACATACAGAAGATTGAGGATTATCATGCAGAACGAGTGGAAAAACTGGAAGGCGAGTTTCAGGAGAAGATAAAGGAACTGCAGCAGATCCACGAAGAGGAGATGAAGCACTTACATGGCTACTACACCAAGTCCTGTGTTtccagagagaaacagagcaaATCCCGCACAGAGGCACCTCTTTACATCCCAAATACATCTTGTCTACCAGAGCAGAGTGTGATGGAGCGGGAAACAGAGGAGGACTTTGGGATCCAAATGAATTACAAGAAAGATTTGGAAAACATTCAG GCTTCCTGTGAACAGGAGTTGACTGCTGTGGAGGAAATGCACAGGGATCTGATAGAAGacttgcagcagcagcatcagaagGAGGTGGCTGAACTTCTGAAGGAGAAagagcagctcctgcaggagGAGACAGCCGCGACAATGGCAG CTATTGTGGCAATGAGGAGGGCTCACAAACTGGAGCTAGAGAAAAGCAGACAGTCCCAGCGCATCATGGAAAGCGATGATGTCACGCTGCTCCACGGCGAATACGA GAAGGAGATCCAGTTATTGCAGAAGGAGCTGGAGATGCTGTCGGTTCAGCACACCGAGAAATGCCTGGAAAACTCTCAGCTCAGAGAGGAACTGCAAGATGAGAGAAAATCAATGATGCAGTGCCAAAAAGAAAACCAGGAACTCAAAAAGAAACAG GTGATTCTGAGGTCGAGGGAGGCAGAAATTCAGTTTCTCAGACAGGAATCTCATTCTCTCAGAGAAGAGTTGAAGATTGCTCAGATG gACAAAATATATGCTGAGAATAGGCTCAAGACCCCCTATACAAACAGCCAAGGTGAACTCCACCAACATGTCAATAGGCTTGGTGAAGATTTTAAGTTCTCCACCTGGTCTCCAAGAAGAGTCACTGCAGGGCCGAGCCACG ATGACTCTGAGGGAAAGGCAAACACTGCTACTTTTCCAAAGAAATCATCCCTCGTGCGACAAATAAGAGATGTCAGATCGAAG AGTTTAAAAGAGGGCCTTTCTGTCCAAGAAAGGATGAAGCTGTTCGAGTCATTCTGA
- the LOC113020997 gene encoding myosin-9 isoform X2: MMSKKPRWQETPMNTKTNNPTQKKGGKDLTSLPAPGGKQAGSSVSKAGVSSGRSSSLGRGSNLTAAVSKVGGSLKRGSLSHPGSAGHPVARQASHTARAGPRLCSSRSFSSLHTTSLSAVPFMRSSRSLNRLDQKSAGEESDGALGKSQAKKGQASGKKTLNSSRLSSSLEKIRGSKEPCHGNNADRMKTSSSPQLAEPSSSLVSTSAQHHHCIKAKKLTTDGVYTLCAMTAGMKRNWVHAVFKNVRPSFTHDNTSSLSEPETQQLQEHGMSNQREVSHQQQEKEDSKVQVERVQSSVNGNASLSLLPGLPGAPAPTDSPSQVEEEGTAAHQCSFLSGTTQTGWEECQSLSSVVLPKDVVNDSLNMQTASEYQTKQSLQREDQQVNSTCDCTKVEETLACEQQTGQLVKELEQTQRELSRLQQLNRNLQDELQREKEIHSRDCFGAQNNTNSSSQQSLALQRLQKINQDLRFELEAQKRSQEEAREAELRRRVDLLAQQAQLLVTGDATALAQAHIEQDRQRFEERQVEWERCVASLKSQLNISEEQRRESESRLTQLQQELDSYQNLQLEAEKLRKNLDEVSAKLHNYEETQAQKDARLQKHLMLLQASQERERRSLMASLAQAEQHSQDLQEKLDRSEQQVESLTKTQTWTREIEVAQRQLQEELARTISAIQRLQEEREQLDRRCLELQDQLAEADREVGKLQERLKTEETHYYNLEHTYERVCEELQVALGKLQQRESDTQDIREGYERQLDRKEQELSEVLLKMEVLGNSLEETEVKLNEVLKACTCASSQLQDNSAETIQHNKRQQQATQHINVEKDIDSYQLSNRSNIADVSLMNSKEPAENGPKSLDESYQYLITAGDDPERFMSVIQLLETKLYVTEEKLRDITQRLEEHQSHISCRDPQLCSQLTQSRATTQHLSLLLHNQAKKSQRFAQETENRCRMLVGRFQVAQNIIQACRERLHASPLDIPDLEKQLATVAACLQQGEKDAVKHQHESYNVSKGEGKILNEEKSAGAKSNMSKPTNTWSSLDEGGSVERCLMREIFVVEKIVSVLQSQHGQITSISRNDEGDVAQRYKNIIARRIALKAQERMRSERTGCDSDELLESLICTVCAEEELIYAALKIHQQYEGVTPVNSKDAEDRMTGLADISPSELASYEERLQEDARGLEEPEEEDQSDNKKMEEKKKPDWLERLISRLQRRATFLHQLCLVNSGDSRPVGGDDMEHRGKEAAAFDLKCMLDHAKLIYLSERMYMDLKQEFQIDVNKLEEQRNDGIEEQEALNDTICQLQEDNGALRKELELAEKKIISVETGNQKLLEDIQKIEDYHAERVEKLEGEFQEKIKELQQIHEEEMKHLHGYYTKSCVSREKQSKSRTEAPLYIPNTSCLPEQSVMERETEEDFGIQMNYKKDLENIQASCEQELTAVEEMHRDLIEDLQQQHQKEVAELLKEKEQLLQEETAATMAAIVAMRRAHKLELEKSRQSQRIMESDDVTLLHGEYEKEIQLLQKELEMLSVQHTEKCLENSQLREELQDERKSMMQCQKENQELKKKQVILRSREAEIQFLRQESHSLREELKIAQMDKIYAENRLKTPYTNSQGELHQHVNRLGEDFKFSTWSPRRVTAGPSHDDSEGKANTATFPKKSSLVRQIRDVRSKSLKEGLSVQERMKLFESF; encoded by the exons ATGATGTCCAAGAAGCCAAG GTGGCAGGAGACCCCAATGAACACTAAGACCAACAATCCCACACAGAAGAAAGGGGGAAAG GACCTCACATCACTACCAGCACCTGGAGGGAAGCAGGCCGGCAGCAGTGTGTCTAAAGCCGGTGTCAGCAGCGGACGGAGCAGCAGCCTGGGCAGAGGCAGCAACTTAACTGCAGCTGTTAGTAAAGTTGGCGGGAGTTTGAAAAGAGGCAGCCTCAGCCACCCGGGCTCTGCTGGTCACCCGGTTGCCAGACAAGCATCCCACACAGCCAGAGCAGGTCCCCGCCTCTGCAGCAGCCGAAGCTTTTCATCCCTCCACACCACCTCCCTCTCTGCTGTTCCCTTCATGAGAAGCAGCCGCTCTCTCAACAGGCTCGACCAGAAATCTGCCGGAGAAG AGTCAGACGGTGCATTAGGGAAGTCACAAGCTAAGAAAGGACAAGCCTCTGGGAAGAAGACCCTGAACTCTAGTCGGTTGTCTTCCTCTTTGGAGAAAATCAG aGGTAGCAAAGAGCCATGCCATGGAAATAATGCTGACAGAATGAAAACAAGCAGCTCCCCTCAGCTAGCAGAGCCTTCCTCCTCTTTGGTTTCCACCAGTGCACAACACCATCACTGCATCAAAGCAAAGAAACTG ACCACAGACGGGGTGTACACGCTGTGTGCAATGACTGCTGGGATGAAACGGAACTGGGTCCACGCAGTGTTCAAGAACGTGCGGCCCAGTTTTACACATGACAACACAAG CTCTCTTTCAGAGCCGGAGACTCAGCAGCTGCAAGAACATGGAATGAGCAACCAGAGAGAAGTTTCAcatcagcagcaggaaaaaGAGGACTCCAAAGTGCAGGTAGAAAGAGTGCAGAGCTCAGTCAATGGAAACGCTTCATTGTCTCTTCTCCCTGGCTTACCTGGTGCTCCAGCTCCTACCGATTCTCCATcccaggtggaggaggagggcacAGCTGCTCACCAATGCTCATTTCTTAGTGGAACCACACAAACTG GGTGGGAAGAATGCCAAAGTCTCAGCTCAGTGGTGCTGCCAAAGGACGTGGTGAATGACAGTTTGAACATGCAGACTGCAAGTGAATATCAGACTAAACAGAGTCTCCAGAGGGAAGACCAGCAGGTAAACAGCACCTGTGATTGCACAAAAGTTGAGGAAACTCTGGCATGTGAGCAGCAAACTGGGCAACTTGTCAAAGAG CTGGAACAAACTCAGAGGGAACTGTCTCGACTCCAGCAGTTAAACAGGAATCTGCAGGACGAGctgcaaagagagaaagagatccATTCAAGGGATTGCTTTGGCGCACAG AATAACACCAACTCATCTTCACAGCAATCTTTGGCTCTACAGCGACTGCAGAAGATAAATCAGGACCTTCGCTTTGAGCTGGAAGCACAAAAGAGAAGTCAGGAGGAAGCCAGAGAGGCAGAACTACGGCGAAGAGTAGATCTCTTAGCCCAGCAAGCTCAGCTGCTGGTTACGGGTGACGCCACTGCACTCGCACAAGCCCATATCGAGCAAGATCGCCAGAGGTTTGAGGAGCGGCAGGTGGAGTGGGAGCGCTGTGTGGCCTCACTGAAGTCCCAGCTGAACATCagcgaggagcagaggagggagTCCGAGTCTCGCTTGACACAGCTTCAGCAGGAATTAGATAGCTACCAAAACCTTCAGCTGGAGGCTGAGAAGCTGCGGAAAAATCTTGATGAGGTGTCAGCAAAGCTTCATAACTATGAAGAGACTCAGGCTCAAAAAGATGCTCGGCTACAGAAGCACCTCATGCTTCTTCAAGCAAGTCAGGAGAGGGAGCGACGGAGCTTGATGGCAAGCCTGGCGCAGGCTGAGCAGCATTCACAAGATCTCCAGGAGAAACTGGACAGGTctgagcagcaggtggagaGTCTCACTAAGACCCAGACGTGGACGAGAGAAATCGAGGTGGCACAACGGCAGCTTCAGGAAGAGCTGGCACGTACAATATCTGCCATACAGCGACTCCAGGAGGAAAGGGAGCAACTCGATCGTCGCTGCCTTGAGCTGCAGGATCAGTTAGCAGAGGCAGACAGGGAGGTGGGCAAGCTGCAGGAGCGcttgaaaacagaagaaacgcACTACTACAACCTGGAGCACACGTATGAGAGAGTCTGTGAGGAACTGCAGGTGGCACTGGGAAAACTGCAGCAAAGGGAGTCTGATACGCAGGACATAAGAGAAGGATATGAGAGACAACTTGATAGGAAGGAGCAAGAGCTGAGTGAAGTTTTGCTAAAGATGGAAGTCTTGGGTAACAGCTTGGAGGAGACGGAAGTGAAACTGAATGAGGTGCTGAAAGCATGCACCTGTGCCTCTTCTCAGCTGCAGGATAACTCAGCAGAGACTATTCAGCATAACAAGAGGCAACAGCAAGCAACACAGCATATCAATGTGGAAAAGGATATAGACAGTTACCAGTTGTCTAACAGGTCCAATATCGCAGATGTCAGCCTGATGAATTCTAAAGAACCTGCAGAAAATGGCCCAAAATCACTGGATGAATCATATCAATACCTCATCACTGCAGGAGATGACCCAGAGCGCTTTATGTCTGTAATCCAGCTGCTTGAAACCAAGCTTTATGTAACGGAGGAGAAGCTAAGAGACATCACACAAAGGCTGGAGGAACACCAGAGTCACATCAGCTGCCGGGACCCCCAGCTTTGCTCCCAGCTGACCCAGAGTCGAGCGACTACCCAGCACCTCAGTCTACTTCTTCACAATCAGGCCAAGAAGAGCCAGCGCTTTGCCCAAGAGACAGAGAATCGCTGCAGGATGCTAGTCGGCAGGTTTCAGGTGGCTCAGAACATCATACAGGCCTGCAGAGAGAGACTTCATGCTAGTCCCCTCGATATTCCAGACTTGGAGAAACAGCTGGCTACGGTCGCTGCCTGTCTTCAGCAAGGAGAGAAAGATGCAGTGAAACACCAGCATGAATCATATAATGTCAGCAAAGGAGAGGGCAAGATCCTCAATGAAGAGAAATCAGCCGGGGCTAAGAGTAACATGAGTAAACCGACTAATACTTGGTCCTCTTTGGATGAGGGTGGAAGTGTTGAGAGGTGCTTAATGAGGGAAATATTCGTAGTAGAAAAAATCGTGTCTGTCCTTCAGAGCCAACATGGTCAGATAACCTCAATATCAAGAAACGATGAGGGGGATGTGGCACAAAGGTACAAAAACATAATCGCTCGAAGAATAGCGTTAAAAGCACAAGAAAGGATGCGATCTGAGAGAACAGGGTGTGACAGCGATGAACTTTTAGAAAGTTTAATCTGTACAGTTTGTGCTGAAGAGGAGCTAATTTATGCTGCCTTAAAAATTCATCAACAGTACGAGGGTGTGACTCCAGTAAACAGCAAAGACGCTGAGGACCGAATGACGGGTCTGGCAGATATCAGTCCCTCGGAGTTGGCTTCTTATGAGGAGAGACTGCAGGAAGATGCCAGGGGCTTGGAAGAACCAGAAGAAGAGGACCAATCAGATAACAAAAaaatggaggaaaagaaaaagccagACTGGTTAGAGAGGCTAATATCCCGGCTGCAGAGAAGGGCTACATTTTTACACCAGCTCTGCCTGGTAAACTCTGGTGACAGCAGACCTGTCGGTGGTGATGACATGGAGCATAGAGGGAAGGAAGCTGCTGCCTTTGACTTAAAATGTATGCTGGACCACGCAAAGTTAATTTATTTGTCAGAGCGGATGTACATGGATTTAAAGCAGGAGTTTCAAATTGACGTGAACAAACTGGAAGAGCAGCGCAACGATGGAATAGAGGAGCAGGAGGCCTTAAATGACACAATATGCCAGCTTCAAGAAGACAACGGCGCGCTGAGAAAAGAACTGGAGCTGGCTGAAAAGAAGATAATATCAGTAGAGACCGGGAACCAGAAACTCCTAGAAGACATACAGAAGATTGAGGATTATCATGCAGAACGAGTGGAAAAACTGGAAGGCGAGTTTCAGGAGAAGATAAAGGAACTGCAGCAGATCCACGAAGAGGAGATGAAGCACTTACATGGCTACTACACCAAGTCCTGTGTTtccagagagaaacagagcaaATCCCGCACAGAGGCACCTCTTTACATCCCAAATACATCTTGTCTACCAGAGCAGAGTGTGATGGAGCGGGAAACAGAGGAGGACTTTGGGATCCAAATGAATTACAAGAAAGATTTGGAAAACATTCAG GCTTCCTGTGAACAGGAGTTGACTGCTGTGGAGGAAATGCACAGGGATCTGATAGAAGacttgcagcagcagcatcagaagGAGGTGGCTGAACTTCTGAAGGAGAAagagcagctcctgcaggagGAGACAGCCGCGACAATGGCAG CTATTGTGGCAATGAGGAGGGCTCACAAACTGGAGCTAGAGAAAAGCAGACAGTCCCAGCGCATCATGGAAAGCGATGATGTCACGCTGCTCCACGGCGAATACGA GAAGGAGATCCAGTTATTGCAGAAGGAGCTGGAGATGCTGTCGGTTCAGCACACCGAGAAATGCCTGGAAAACTCTCAGCTCAGAGAGGAACTGCAAGATGAGAGAAAATCAATGATGCAGTGCCAAAAAGAAAACCAGGAACTCAAAAAGAAACAG GTGATTCTGAGGTCGAGGGAGGCAGAAATTCAGTTTCTCAGACAGGAATCTCATTCTCTCAGAGAAGAGTTGAAGATTGCTCAGATG gACAAAATATATGCTGAGAATAGGCTCAAGACCCCCTATACAAACAGCCAAGGTGAACTCCACCAACATGTCAATAGGCTTGGTGAAGATTTTAAGTTCTCCACCTGGTCTCCAAGAAGAGTCACTGCAGGGCCGAGCCACG ATGACTCTGAGGGAAAGGCAAACACTGCTACTTTTCCAAAGAAATCATCCCTCGTGCGACAAATAAGAGATGTCAGATCGAAG AGTTTAAAAGAGGGCCTTTCTGTCCAAGAAAGGATGAAGCTGTTCGAGTCATTCTGA